A region of the Vanrija pseudolonga chromosome 2, complete sequence genome:
GGTCTGGGCGAGTCAGCTGGAACCTAGGGGGGGTTGGAAAGCTCACGTCGGTCGCTCATTTGCAGAGCATAGTTGAGCCACACCTCTCCCTCAGCCTCGCCGGCATCGCATTGCCTAAGGTGACGAGTTAGCACCTCGCGGAAGATGCGGGGCGCAACGTCGCTCGTCTTGGCCACAACGTCCTGGCGGATATCGGACAACAGGCGCTGGAGGTAGTCAGCGTTGTCGGATACAGTGCCAAGGCGGAGCTGCTCGACTGTCGCCTTGTGCCACGCCAATGGCGCCTCGTCAACGATGGCAAGGGAGAACGACAGCGCTCCCTCGGCATCGCGAATGACCTGTCCAAGCTGGGAAACGGGGGTGTCGACAGTGTACAGGCCACGGGATGCGCCGGGAATGGCAATGCCGTCTTCGGCAAGCACCATGGCGCCGAGAGCCACGTGCAGAAGCGAGGGGAATGCTTGCACCAGGCTGCGATCCGCACGCAGGAGGGCCAGGCCCGCCTCAGCGTACCGCGCTGCCCTGGAGCGTCCAGACGCGTCGAAGTCTGATGAACGGGTAACCTGCTCCTCTGTCTCAGAGACACAGGGTACCAGAGGGTCGATCACAGGCAAGGACGGGTGAGGTGGCTGCGAGGTGTGACGCGCAAGATGCTCAAGCAACTCGGTCGAAGATGGCAACATGGCCTTGGTGACATCAGCCGGCGtcgggtcgacgccgaggtcagTCGCGAGGGCTACGTCCACAAGAGTACCGGGGCTGCGGGGTTAACTTGATTGCCGCTAAACCCTAGATGACTTACTCTACCCTGCAAGACACACGACCGAGGAGCTCTGCCAGtgacgtcgagatggcgGCGGAGAGCACCTGCTTGGTCTTGTCGTCAAGGCCTGGGGCAGCCTTCCAGATGTCCGTGGCAGAGGAAGGCACATTCGTGCCCAATCCCAATCGCGGCACAAGAATCACCAGATGGTGAACAGCGACAACGCCGTGGAGTGTAAGCTCAGAGttgaccagctcgccaaggtgCTCCTTGGCGTAAGCGGCCAAGATTGCCAGCGATGGCACAGGGATCTCAGCGGAGATACCCTCCGAGAGGAGCCCATCGACCGCATCCTGAACAGTcgtggaggccgaggcgaggatATCCTGGCGCGCACTGTCCGAAAGCCAGCCCTTGCTCACCACGGAAGCGGTAGCAATGGACAAGGCGACGCTGTCGTCCTCCTGAAGAACAGAGCGTGATGCCTCcttggcgatggcgtcgaggctcTTCTCCGAAAGCAGACCAGCGGCGCCCGAACCAAGAATGCCTGCGGCGAGAGCAAAGCGTTTTGGCCTCTCGACCCCGTCAGACTCGACGTAGTTCCACAGGGCGGTTCGAAGCGAATTAGCCTCGGCGGAGCTAGACGCACCAGCCACAGCATCAAGCAAGGACGCAAGGAGCTGAGGGGACAGAgtgtcgaccagctcggGGAGGTGAGCCTGGAGTCCTTGCGAGAGGACCTGGACGCGCTCGGGCGGGAAGAGGTCCTTCCTCTTGGTAAGGATACCGAcgaggccctcggcctgCGGGACTGCCGCAGGAGATCGCTCGTCAACGAGGTTGAACAGGCGTTCTGTGCAGCCGTCTGCGATCTGGAGGATGATatcgtcgacggcgcctTCGATCTGAGGACTTGCGGTCCTCAACTCGGACAGAGCCGAGGTAGCACGGCCAAGGAAAGCTGGGCGCTTGGCATCCTCGTCAGCCGGGAAGGAAGCCTCCAAAGTCGTCCTCTTGATCTCGGCGAGGAGTGGGTCAGTGAGAGTCCCACCGACGGAGAGGGCCACGATACGGTTGACAGCCTTCGCGGTCATCTTGGCCTCAGTCTCAAcgggaggagcgccgcgacgaccacccTTGGCGCCCATGACAGcaacgccctcgccccaTACGCGCGAGCCGAGCTGGTCCTTGACAAGCCACTGCGCCgtctcgtgctcgccgccgttgatCGCCTtctcgaggaggaaggtggtgaTGTCGATCGCGGACTGGAGGAAGGCCTGGAATGCCGAAGGCTGAGCACCCAACGTGTGCGTGGAAAGCAGGCGCGCATCCACAGGCGACCACAAGTGCGAGAACAAGTTCTGCACTGCGATACTTGGGCCGGCGGTGAGCGGGAGTATGGTGGTAGGCAGTGTGGAGATGACGACCACAAGGAGCGGGTAGGTAAGGTGGGGGACAGTGGGTGAAATGGAAGAAATGAACTCCAGGAAGGCGTCAAATGCCTTTGATGGCTGAGAtgagccggcggcgggcgtggctGAGCCACTAGGGGCGGCCGACTCCTGAGCTGGTGTTGCCGCATCATCCCGGCTCGGGGGCTCGGtctcatcgtcctcgtcctcgtcctcatcctcatcctcgtcgtcggcctcgacctcggtggcAGACTCCACACTTGCTGATGAGAGAAGCCATGATTGGGGGTATTCTGTGGTGGTCAGTAAAACACGCTCCTCAGCTGACTCACTTGTGAGGAACTTGACGATGGCATGACCAGCAGCCTCCCAGACAACAGCCTCCTTCTCGCTCCAACAGTTGCCCAAGATGGTGGTAGACAACAGCTGGAGGAGCTCGGGCTTCTCCACTTCTGCAGGGTACGCTTCAACGAGCCTGATGAGCAAGTTGTACGCCGAGCGGCGAATGGGAGGCTCCGTCCCAATAGGGGTAAGATCGGCCAGGTGAGAAACTGGGCCGATTGCCGACCAGAGAACTGGGTTGTGGAGCAGCGCCGTAAACTCTTCGGTGGGTGCGGTAAGGCCAGCACCAGGCAGCTGTTGGACGAGCCATGCAAGGCCCAccagcccgccgacgcggtacCGTGCCCATCGCTCCTCTGCCAgcgactcgtcctcctcgacaggtggcggggtcggcgtgggAGCTGGTGATGGGCGGCTTTTAGCCTgctgcttgcccttggcgCCTCCCTTCTGTGGTGTCGGCTGCGCGTACACCGACTGCACCGGATTGGGGTGGATATCGCGGTGGAGggtctcggggtcgaggatCGAGAGCGAGAAGTACTCTGCCAGCCCGGCAAGGTGTGGCATGAGGTCCAGGTGGGCAGTGTACTGCGCATCGTCTCCAGTCCCTTCATGCTCAGCCGCCTTGGGGCCGAACCTCGCAATCTTCTCCCACGTCTTCAACGCctggccgccggctcggcgtcccTCTTCgagagcagcgacgagccagGAGCCGATAATGTCGCGGTCTTGCGTTCCGGGGAGATAACCCATCGACAGGGCATCGAGAATAGCACCACGGAGTGGAGGAATTGCCATCATGTCTTCCTGCAGCGCGAGGGCCGCCGCACGGTGGAATGGGCTCTGGAGCAAGGACGCAAGGTTGTGGAGCCACACTGGGATCGCGGCGAGCacagccgcctcggcgagctcttGTGCGAtctcgtcgtcattgtcgacaGGTTTCCTGCCTAGACGCGCCACCCATTGttcgcgcagctcgtcgagaccCTTGCGGCGGGTCACATCGTCCTtcttgccgaggcggcggaggacgacgacaagatcGGCAGGGAGGGTGCGCGAGAGTCCTTGAGCGTCAAGCGGGTCTGGGATGGGAGGCGCGGGTGGTTTGGGAGGAGGAATGTACTGCTTGACCTTTGGGAGGGCCTTGCGCTGGGCTTTTGAGAgcttcttgccgtcgggGCCCTTTGTCACCTTTGCTTTCGATGATTGCTGCTGGTCACCCTGTTCGGCCTCCTTGCCTGCCTTTTTGGCGGCGTGCTTTTTACGCGTGCCCTTTGAGGCGGAAGACTTGATCTCCCTGCCCATGACTGGGTGTTTGGCGTCGCGtatgagctcgaggaggagatgtAATGTGGTGTTGGACTTGTTGTAGGTTTTGATTTGTTTTGTGCGATGGAGTTTCTggcaagctcctcgctcgctgggTTTCTTACaatgccgctgctgctcactCGACTGAATACGTCAGTCGTCAACGGATCCGAACATTgagtggaggagggggggggaTGACGGAAGCAATACCACGTGGAACTCTGGTCTCTGGCGGAGGCAAAACGCTGGAGCCAAACAACAAGCCTTGGACCGCACCGACCTGACTGATTTCTCTCTCTTCGTGTGCCGTTCATCTCGTCACCCACTCACTTGCACTTGCTAACCATCAGCATCAACAACTCTCGGCCAGCATGAGCGTGGAACCACCCACGCCCCACCGTGCCGGGTCACCAGAGCATGGTGGACCCGTAACAGACTTTGCTCTCATCGAGTCCCAGAAGGAGAACATCCGACCCCTGGCGACTGGGCGATCGGCGGCGACCCTCGGCGTGCTATTCGACAAGgaccaggccgacgaggtcagccgtgtcgtcgaggaggggagCAAGAAGTTCCTGAGTGACATCCAGGAGGCGGAGAGGAGAGAtagggaaggcgaggacatggtcgacggcgtgcaAGATGTTCTCGATCTATACAACCGGTAGGTCCCGAGGTTAGAACGCTGCTGACCCCGCCCAGTTACGTCGCGTTCATGGTCCAACACTATCCCTCTTCACCAAACCACGTGCTTCCTCTGCTAGAGGAGACCACCCGCCGGTTCATCGGCGACGCCCGCTACGCCCAGGACGCGCGATACCTCAAGCTGTGGATCATGTTTGCGCGccacgtcgagcgccgcgaggaggtgTGGGCGTTCCTCGAATCAAGAGACATTGGTACCCGCCATGCCGCCTTCTACGAGGAGTGGGCTATGGCTGCTGAAGGCCTCGGAAGGTGGGTTTCCTGGTAGTCTCCGTATCTAACCCGTACAgaaagaagaaggccgacgacgtttatcgcctcggcctggctCGCAAGGCCGCCCCTGTTGAGCGCCTGAAGAATCGTCACCAGGCATTCCTCACTCGCATTATGGCTCCTCCATCAGGGGATATCCCGGATGACGACCCACTGCCCGCCGCACCAACTCCCGCACGTGCTGTCCTGGGTCAGgtgggccgaggcggacTTGGGGGAGGCTCGCTCAGCGGTGCGACCCCgggcagctcgtcctcgagaaTCTCCAGGGGGACGAACGGCTCTAAGATCGCCATCTTCTCTGATgatgctggtgctgctgagAACCCCGAGCCTACACCCTGGGAAGACTTTGgcacgcgcgacggccgccgcaAGGAGAACGTCGTCGAGGCAACCCCGTGGAAGGGCGAGACCCTCCCTCAGAAGAGCCGTGTTGCCCCGCGAACACCAAAATTAGAGGTCTTCAAGGACAGCGCATCTGCCAATGCCGAGGTACATCGTGGCCAGGAGGTATTGGGTGGCATCCGCGCCAAGGCGCCCCTGTCGgatgccgagctcctccgctCCGACCCACTTCGCAACTACGACACCACTGGCCTTCCTTCAGCTGTCCCCTCAGTTCCTTCTCTCCCGCCACCGCCCAAGCCCGCAGCCAAGAAGACCAAGCGGGATGCCGCTGCCTTCGTTATGCAGCCGTGGACGTGCCCCACGGGCGGCGCCGAAACCAAGATGTCCAACGGCAAGACTGAGCGCCGCATGTTCGACTGGGATGCGACCTTCCGCAGCAACGAGGAGTGGAGCTTTGAGGAAGTCCGGGCTAGGAAGCTTGGTCTTTTGAGCCGTGACTggaaggagctcaaggactGGGAGAAGGGCTGGCACAAGCctggctcgtcgacaccAAAGGCCAAGAAGACTACCCGTCCACCTAGCCCGACCGTCAACACCAAGCTGGCCAATGCCGAAGTCATGAGCCTCTTCAACCAGACCATCCACGGCAACAAGGTCCACTCGGatgactcggacgacgatgatgacgatgatgaggacgaggctgccgacgaggtcaacgCCCTGCCCACACCATTGCCACCCGCCCGTCAACAAGTATCTATGATGACTCCTGGCGGTGTCGTCCCTCCCACGCCAACGCCAGCACCTGGCTACAACCACAACAACTACAGCCACCCATCACACCGCCAACTTGCAACCCCTGGCATGGTGTCCGACGAAAACACCCCTGCCCCTACCTCCTTGCGCAAACTCAACATCTTCAGCGATGAGAATGCGTCGGCACCTGTCGTGAACGACGAGAATGCAGTTCCGCCCTCTGCCAGGAAGATGAACATCTTCTCTGACACGCCGGCACGAGCACCACTTGGGGCCAAGGCCCCattgtcgagctcgtcgaagCCTCGCGCGTTTGCTGTCTTcagcgacgcgccggccgaggaggagcctGTTGCTGCAGCGCCTGCACCAGTCAACGACGAGAACGACTATGTGCAAGCCACAcccgctcgtcctcccccCGCACTCAACATTTTCGCGACGCCTGCCGTCACTGGAAACCCATCCCAGGCTCGGGCGGTGCCAGAAGGCAttgccgaggaagaagaggaggaagaggagcgcTACGAGTACTACGAATCCGACGACCAGCTCAACAACGAGGACCCATCGTCGTATGGACGTCGCATGCGCCGGTTCCAGATCCACGAGATGACTCCCATCACAGAGCGCACCGGCGAGTGGACGACCAACACGACGTTCCGAAGCTCGCGCCCAGCCTCTGTTCTGAGCGACTTTGACGAGGCGGATGAGGCTGCCATTGAGTCTCGGCCCTTAAACCTCAGCtctgtcgccgaggaggaggagcggtCGGCCGCCTCGAACAAGCAATCCGCCGACGTTGCTTTCGCGGACGACTCGACTGAGCCTCCTCAATCGGCCAGCACTGCTGCTACTGGGACATACGACCGCTCAGGATCGGTGGACACTGGAGCATTCGGCGTTCCAGAAGGCTACACCATCGCGCGCGATATggacacgacgacaagcaTGATGAACACGATTCACATCGTCGACcacacctcgacgacggacgACTTCGTGACAGCTCCTCAGGCAGGCGAGGCAACATCGCAGCCTTTGGCCGAGCTCGCAAACCCTTGCAAcccggccgacgcgagcgtTGTGCAGGCGCTTCTCCAGCGCGTCCAACCGCCAGTAAACTCGATGACTCTTGTTGTCGACCAGCGCCACTCTGTCTCTGCCCGTCTTCCTGCCCTCCAAAGGGcaggcaaggccaaggctcGCCGATCAAGCACCACGTCGCGTGTCTCTGTGGCTCCGTCAGATGACTCGTACAACCTCTCTCTTGGGCCCAAGACGTTCGAGGTTCGCGAGAAGCTTGGCGAGGGTGGCTTTGGAGCCGTCTTTTTAGCAGTCGACGCGCaggagcgcgacgctgcgATCGCGCGTGCAGACGAGACGAGTGACGACgaagatgaggacgaggatgactCGGCGgctctcgtcgccatcaAGGTCGAACACCCCAGCTCTCTCTGGGAGGGAGTGGTCCTCTCTCGCATTCTGTCCCGCGTCGagccgtcgctcgccgcgtccATCATTCGCCCCCGTGGCCTGCACGTCTACTCTGACGAGTCGTTCCTTGTCCTCGACTTCTCACCGCAGGGCACCCTCCTGGACGTCGTCAACAAGGCCGTCGTGTGGGGCATCGCTCCTGGCGTCGCTGGGGGCCCTTCGGTCCCAGACGAGCTCGTGGCCATCTTCTTCACCATTGAGCTCCtgcggctcgtcgaggggCTGCACGCTGCTGATATCATCCATGGCGACCTCAAGATCGACAACTgtctcgtccgcctcgaAGAGATCCCGTCTGCTGCAGGTGGCAAGAATGCGTGGTCTGCGCAGTACGACCGCCGCGGAGGTAACGGATGGAGCTACAAGGGCGTGCGTCTCATCGACTTTGGGCGTGCCGCCGACCTGTCGCTCTTCCCCGCCGGCAGGCAACAGACCTTTGTTGCCGACTGGCcgaccgacgagcgcgactgCGTCGAAATGCGCGAGGGACGTCCGTGGAGCTTTGAGGCGGACTACTTTGGCCTGGCGAGCATCTGCTACTGCCTCCTCTTTGGCAAGTACATTGCCACTGAGGCGatcgagacggacgagggACGGCGGTACAAGATCGACGCGCCGTTGAAGAGGGTGAGTGAGAGGGCTAGGGCGACTGAAACTGACGCCGCAGTACTGGCAGACGGAGCTGTGGTCCAAGCTGTTCGACACGTTGCTCAACCCGCGCACTCTGCGagcggacggcgagctgccCATCAccaacgagctcggcgccatcagGCAAGAGTTTGAGACGTGGCTTGAGGACAACTGCCAGAAGAACGGCAAGCTGCTCAAGCAGATGCTCAAGCGCATCGAgttgcgcgcgctcgagaacCGGCGAGTGTAGGACGTGGAGCTGGGGAGGAGGTTCATCCTTGATGCTTAGTGTACTGTATGAAACGATATGCTGCTAGTCTCCGTGCTTTCTCAGAtacgccacgccgcggcctcctctAAAAGTATCCCGTGCTGCTGGTGGGCTGCGCGCCCATCTTGATGCGGAGCCACGTCCACGCCGGCTTGCCGTAGTGGTAGTAGATGAGGCCGAAGGCCGCGCCTGACAAGTGGGCGATGTGGTCAAACGATCTGGGGTCAGCCGCCTGCTTTTCTCGATCGCAACTCACCTCCAGCCGCGGATGAGACCGACGATATCGACGGCAACCATGCcgaagacgccgaggccgataGGCAAGCTGAACCAGGGGAGGAAGATGATGCTGACCCTTGAGTCGGGGAACGCGAGGGCCG
Encoded here:
- the rkr1 gene encoding E3 ubiquitin-protein ligase listerin, coding for MGREIKSSASKGTRKKHAAKKAGKEAEQGDQQQSSKAKVTKGPDGKKLSKAQRKALPKVKQYIPPPKPPAPPIPDPLDAQGLSRTLPADLVVVLRRLGKKDDVTRRKGLDELREQWVARLGRKPVDNDDEIAQELAEAAVLAAIPVWLHNLASLLQSPFHRAAALALQEDMMAIPPLRGAILDALSMGYLPGTQDRDIIGSWLVAALEEGRRAGGQALKTWEKIARFGPKAAEHEGTGDDAQYTAHLDLMPHLAGLAEYFSLSILDPETLHRDIHPNPVQSVYAQPTPQKGGAKGKQQAKSRPSPAPTPTPPPVEEDESLAEERWARYRVGGLVGLAWLVQQLPGAGLTAPTEEFTALLHNPVLWSAIGPVSHLADLTPIGTEPPIRRSAYNLLIRLVEAYPAEVEKPELLQLLSTTILGNCWSEKEAVVWEAAGHAIVKFLTKYPQSWLLSSASVESATEVEADDEDEDEDEDEDDETEPPSRDDAATPAQESAAPSGSATPAAGSSQPSKAFDAFLEFISSISPTVPHLTYPLLVVVISTLPTTILPLTAGPSIAVQNLFSHLWSPVDARLLSTHTLGAQPSAFQAFLQSAIDITTFLLEKAINGGEHETAQWLVKDQLGSRVWGEGVAVMGAKGGRRGAPPVETEAKMTAKAVNRIVALSVGGTLTDPLLAEIKRTTLEASFPADEDAKRPAFLGRATSALSELRTASPQIEGAVDDIILQIADGCTERLFNLVDERSPAAVPQAEGLVGILTKRKDLFPPERVQVLSQGLQAHLPELVDTLSPQLLASLLDAVAGASSSAEANSLRTALWNYVESDGVERPKRFALAAGILGSGAAGLLSEKSLDAIAKEASRSVLQEDDSVALSIATASVVSKGWLSDSARQDILASASTTVQDAVDGLLSEGISAEIPVPSLAILAAYAKEHLGELVNSELTLHGVVAVHHLVILVPRLGLGTNVPSSATDIWKAAPGLDDKTKQVLSAAISTSLAELLGRVSCRVDPGTLVDVALATDLGVDPTPADVTKAMLPSSTELLEHLARHTSQPPHPSLPVIDPLVPCVSETEEQVTRSSDFDASGRSRAARYAEAGLALLRADRSLVQAFPSLLHVALGAMVLAEDGIAIPGASRGLYTVDTPVSQLGQVIRDAEGALSFSLAIVDEAPLAWHKATVEQLRLGTVSDNADYLQRLLSDIRQDVVAKTSDVAPRIFREVLTRHLRQCDAGEAEGEVWLNYALQMSDRHPDIALAVILAIKPLMLDSKAFGMAQNRLANFLTGITVKQANEKGLPALRLLIASAPPLDSTSIFLPQQRAVFALRHVGGWLTSEDEAADDLADEVDVRVAELYTAVAPIVQDLAGAHWDAMFDLVEGTLSSSSLDDPVSYPLLYAGLNLLKEIRDLCQTNKSLRELWTAKDGHFGLVVNLFLQCRDANSIPVQLIHSLILDLLRDASPAVMAQAGLPELCDLLRLSSSATIQATAYRLLGQVIRKQTAALVLEVEADVAKEDEEQPQREIKIPQQLISIVEAGRAVDWFEMADVEIVLGQLLAWMAVLDHFDDASRTVRWAYLDQMNSSRLLEESLLPLLFAMLGVSEVGAWNFPASQYAVDEFYPDLLEPEELADLTPLASHVFYRTLVTIPSAMRAYYESLKDRQLSLSLLAFTAKNYSPVIIQNEFAALREPRALAALTEEGLNVRIAQGGGASVAGSGAAEAIASYVVDEQPMEIGIRLPAEFPLKAVDVRDLRRVGVPENKWRGWLMSVQQTITSRNGLILEALTVFKKNVVLHFEGVVECAICYSIISLTDRTLPTKPCRTCKNRFHASCLFKWFNSSHSSSCPMCRSLF
- the bub1 gene encoding Checkpoint serine/threonine-protein kinase bub1; the protein is MSVEPPTPHRAGSPEHGGPVTDFALIESQKENIRPLATGRSAATLGVLFDKDQADEVSRVVEEGSKKFLSDIQEAERRDREGEDMVDGVQDVLDLYNRYVAFMVQHYPSSPNHVLPLLEETTRRFIGDARYAQDARYLKLWIMFARHVERREEVWAFLESRDIGTRHAAFYEEWAMAAEGLGRKKKADDVYRLGLARKAAPVERLKNRHQAFLTRIMAPPSGDIPDDDPLPAAPTPARAVLGQVGRGGLGGGSLSGATPGSSSSRISRGTNGSKIAIFSDDAGAAENPEPTPWEDFGTRDGRRKENVVEATPWKGETLPQKSRVAPRTPKLEVFKDSASANAEVHRGQEVLGGIRAKAPLSDAELLRSDPLRNYDTTGLPSAVPSVPSLPPPPKPAAKKTKRDAAAFVMQPWTCPTGGAETKMSNGKTERRMFDWDATFRSNEEWSFEEVRARKLGLLSRDWKELKDWEKGWHKPGSSTPKAKKTTRPPSPTVNTKLANAEVMSLFNQTIHGNKVHSDDSDDDDDDDEDEAADEVNALPTPLPPARQQVSMMTPGGVVPPTPTPAPGYNHNNYSHPSHRQLATPGMVSDENTPAPTSLRKLNIFSDENASAPVVNDENAVPPSARKMNIFSDTPARAPLGAKAPLSSSSKPRAFAVFSDAPAEEEPVAAAPAPVNDENDYVQATPARPPPALNIFATPAVTGNPSQARAVPEGIAEEEEEEEERYEYYESDDQLNNEDPSSYGRRMRRFQIHEMTPITERTGEWTTNTTFRSSRPASVLSDFDEADEAAIESRPLNLSSVAEEEERSAASNKQSADVAFADDSTEPPQSASTAATGTYDRSGSVDTGAFGVPEGYTIARDMDTTTSMMNTIHIVDHTSTTDDFVTAPQAGEATSQPLAELANPCNPADASVVQALLQRVQPPVNSMTLVVDQRHSVSARLPALQRAGKAKARRSSTTSRVSVAPSDDSYNLSLGPKTFEVREKLGEGGFGAVFLAVDAQERDAAIARADETSDDEDEDEDDSAALVAIKVEHPSSLWEGVVLSRILSRVEPSLAASIIRPRGLHVYSDESFLVLDFSPQGTLLDVVNKAVVWGIAPGVAGGPSVPDELVAIFFTIELLRLVEGLHAADIIHGDLKIDNCLVRLEEIPSAAGGKNAWSAQYDRRGGNGWSYKGVRLIDFGRAADLSLFPAGRQQTFVADWPTDERDCVEMREGRPWSFEADYFGLASICYCLLFGKYIATEAIETDEGRRYKIDAPLKRYWQTELWSKLFDTLLNPRTLRADGELPITNELGAIRQEFETWLEDNCQKNGKLLKQMLKRIELRALENRRV
- the parl_1 gene encoding uncharacterized protein, whose protein sequence is MNLLPSSTSYTRRFSSARNSMRLSICLSSLPFFWQLSSSHVSNSCLMAPSSLVMGSSPSARRAKVVRLKAPRTSLAHFDAVALVGRPVGNKGLLPAGGEERQVGGTPKVDETHALVAPSVTSAAVVLRRPRILATCSRRDLFEADETVVDLEVAMDDISSVQPLDEPQELNGEEDGHELVWDRRAPSDARSDAPHDGLVDDVQEGALR